The DNA region ACCTTAACTCCATCGAATATACAGTtttggcagaaagtagagcaactttaaatatatatatatatatatatatatataaattgctaaATGCGCtctgtatttataaatctaatataatttaaccaattatgaacactctgtatacaaacatatcggtgagtatttcttgtattaaaaataattctgttagttACAAATCAAACAACTAAATATTCAGCTGGCAACTTTACACTAAATGTCATTAATCTCTACAAaatccacaataatttttaattttagagtatATATCGGTATACAgtacaattttcaagatttaataatgtggaaggaaaaaataaaactggaagaccaagaaaaaccaacaggtttcaggataaacaaaCTTTATCCAAGTTCAAAAAAGATCCTTTCCTGAGTTCCAGCAAAATATAAGGTCTAATAGTcacaacttggaattaatgtttcttcaagaaCTGTATAGGCGAGAAGGCCAGTAAGTAGTAAAAAACCATTACTATCAGAGAAGAACAGACGAGTCAGAGTTGAGTTTAGCAGTCCCCTTCTACAATGaactttaaatgattggaaacGAGCGATCTGGAGTGACGAGGtcaagtttaatctggttagcagtgatgggattttatatgtaagacGACCTATACATAAAAAGTTtaccatactcactgttaaCTAAACACGGCGACAGGTCATAGTATGGGAGCTGCTTTTCGGGAATTGGTATAGGTCCTCTCTTTTGTATAGAGGGTATCTTGGATTGTTTTATGTATAGAGAAATATTGGGGAACAACATGGTACCGtaatcagataaaaatatgtcattaaaacattattttcaacaagataatgacctgaagggaaataattaatgttatgaattGGCCATGTCAATTTCCCGATCTAAActccattgaaaacttatgggagatagtgaacaacaaaataagacacaaagagcataattaataatcagcTAGATTTATTCACGGTTCTGCAAAAGTCCTGGCAAAATatgaatacaaatattattgaccatattattcataataatgggaattttacaatatattagagTAGAATTCATAGAAGAAGACTTTTTGCCAAACCAAAACcaataatcatcagtaaaattaaactttatgtaactatgtaattgttaaatttataaagggaagttaatttttaatatacattttttgaacataataaccaggataaaaattatttgaattttaaaaaagttgttctactttctgccaatactgtttGTTTGGGGGCATGCTTGGGAAACGATTAAGGGACCATTCAAACCGCCCCAAGAATTTGGAGAAAGAGGCACGCCTTCTTgtcgaatattaattttatcatttttttagaattaaattagttttataaatcggataaggaaacacatttttttttgtaaaaaatacaaataatatacacaTTTGTTTGGAACAGGGGGTGGTTTTGAATGTATATACAAGATAgacaatactaaaaattatatttatgttaataaaagcaTTTTTCATTGGTCTGAAGTAGACtgatttaatttgtatgtGAAAAAGggatttgtaaaaattgtaaattgttgtttgtaaatagtaaatttagttGGAGCAGGGGGTTTTTAACCTACATACAAGACAggcaatacaaaaaattatatttatgttaataaaagcaTTTTTCATTGGTCTGAAGTAGactgatttattttgtatttgaaaaagggatttacaaaaattgtattgtttgtaaattgatatttaattacaaagaaaaatagtttttaattataaaatgcatgttaaaatatattttataaatgcaattgaatttttaataaaatttatttttaaatttaaaataaattttatttcagtgacttcaataatgtattattttatgtaaaaatagaaCGCGTAACtactgtaaattatattaaatattataatatttcgatatttaatttatgtacattgttttaaaaatatttcggtTCACTAAAAttcactaataaaattataggtaATGCAACTTTTATCTATGAACCTTCATTCGAAGCTCTTTTATTGGGTtcgcttaattttttaattaacttttaaaaattacgtaaCCGGGCACGGCCGGacccatttttatatttttataacgatATTCTCGTATTTCGCAATTCATAAAAATGCAGGCAAAAGCCTGTTTCCCCGTTATAATAAGTATTACGGTCGTTATCGCTTCGTACGTGTCTGCGAGATACCTTAAGcaagttaaatatttgcaCTTGTTGTAATAAGGCCAAAAGAGTACGAGTTAAGAGTGGTAAGGAAGATAACCAATACACAGTTGTGCGAATGTTTCATTTGGGCGACAAAATATGTaactaactaataaaaatatttgaccaACATATATCAATCATCTCCTTGTCCTCTCAATCGTCGTTAAAAGTGTGTTGatcattttcatataaaacaaAGAACAAAGTTACCAAATATTAACAGCAGTTTATTTCCTTATATCTAACAAATCAGTGTGTGGGATGTTGACACTTTCAACTTGAAATTTagtcaaacaattttatttgaaagttgGCCGGCGTGACAGAAGGAACACAGGCAGCAAAAATGTTCATACAGTTTAGTCATTGTTCGAATCACTGTGCCCGAGCCGAAAATTATTCAACACCTTGACTGCTTCGCACCTTTTACGCCGGTACTCGCTACGCTCTCCCATCCGCGCACTCCCAAAGACAATACACATTTACATAACAAAGTATTATCTGTTCCTGGCTGCTGCCAGGACGAGATACAGGACCGCGGGCGCCTTTTAGTTTGCACATTCTGATTGCCTTCATTAAAAATCGGATTCCGCATTTTCTCCGGCCaactttttgatttaatatcgTCGCGAAAGTAAATTACTTGATTTCGGggatttgttaattaattataatcgtGTTAGGGAGTCTGTGTGTTTGTCTTTTTGAAATTCAAACTACCTGCCGTGACTTGCTTTATTTTCTTCGTTTCTCAATCACgacttttatataatatctgttaattaattgtttgtgaTATGATGTGTGTCTTATCTGTTATAAGTGGGGGCACATGTTCGAAATGAAAATCACGAACGTTTAATCGGGCACAAACACACTCaacaatttagataaatttgctGATAAGCATTTGTGCTGAGTAACTCacgttatatattttaaaatgaacaataccataataataacaatcgtTTGAAGTGTTATAATAAGACCTAGGAAACCATTATTTAATGGCTTCGtgggagaatttttagatCACCACTTTGTTTAGGttctcacaattttttttcagattttttatggGTTTTCTTTAAAACTAATCTTGCATATGtaaaatagtcgtaaaatcgtataaaatttattttaaaatacatccaTCTTAATCTATacgttacttgatttttaatatgtgaTTTCTTTTCGAACCCTTTTCAAGTGTTAGTGTATGGTCGCACAATGGGTTCGAAGTATAAGTGGTTTAATTTCTACAGATCTTTATACGTAtagaactatttaataaaatatttttaaattaaattaaattcattaattaaaagatttaataaattatccctacttgaaattttatagaattgtaactgttctttttatttttgtctttcacacttaagtaaattaattgattgaaaatatagttttttcctatgcaaacaatatatatcaaaattgcaattattatttagattagggtttcttatagaaaaaactcttaaattagtttggcaacaaTGTTGAGAAAATGAACATTTGTTTAGTACATCTGATTGGTATGATCGTTGTTGGAGACAATCTGTTTCTTAAGGAACTTAAGTCACCATCTACTTCACCCCTTTCTTAGAATCtgagtttataaaaactaGTCTAGTGTCAAGGTCGAAGTTCTTTTGTTCTCTCTTGCTTACTGTTTATCTATTCTATTCTAATCATTTGTTCGAGTATTCGCCAAATATTCGAGTTTTAATTAGTcctctattataaatttaagagtaAGATGTGAGTATTGTGTGTGTGATCACAttagttgaagaagaaaaCAAAGGTTAGTAATACTGAaactaattattgaaattgaaaaattgtacaGTCTAACATCATCGATattttggataaaataaatcccCCTTTTAACCTGTTGtaacgagtctttcaaaaattctttGGTTATGTCGATTTAACATCTATTTAATCGGTAACCGGTTACAGAAGtgtgtaattttttgataCAGCCCAACAGATAGAAAGAAGTACTTCATCGATTTGAAAAACTAACGCagttaatattaagttattgGCGGCATGAATCGCCATTATCGGTCTCCGCGATTGCAAGTGCGCCTTTTAAAGCATACGAATGACCAAATTACCGAGTTCATCtttgttttaagataaatttgaattttctccATTGCGGATTATCTGAGCAATATAGCTTAGTGCGGGGGGGCCATTAAATGACTGGAGATGCACCGATCCTCCGCGAAGTTCGCGCCTTCCACTGCTATTTTGTCTTATCGactacataaaatttactgcCCTGATTTTATGTTACGAGAATGTATCTCATTATTTATGGATCCAAtacatataaatgaaaataatgaaaatgcgATAACCCACCGTACAGGAATGTACGTCGTTAACGTTATTTCATTCGGGTtactttataaaagtaataaacgaGTCGATACAAAGTCACGTTTAAATTACTAGTAGGTATGGTAGGGTAGGATAGGGTGTCTGGTGCGTGTGGTGTCCGTTTGCCGGTTAGCGGACCTGTCATAAGGTAACTGAATTTAAGATTTGACCGTAATAGAATCGCGATGCGAAACTGATATAATTGTCGTATACAATGGCTAAGATTGTGATCTTCGCCGTACGCAAACGGCGAACAATGCCCTTGATAATAATAGAACAACTAAACAGATACGGTCGGGGCTCGTATTGCCCTTCCAGTGTCCCACCGCTGATATATTACAGTTATTGCAtataatattatctaaatGGGATGCAGGATACCATCTTGCCCGGCTGCACTATCGTTTCTATTAcgttatatacaatattaccaATTACGACAGTTAACAATAACTGGAATTGTTGCGCGATATTAATTTGCCGGCAGAATTCCTCTATGGACCGTTTTGTTTTCGTTTTGCGACCGCGTATTGCCCATTGCCTGGCCCCTAATTTACAACGCCCATCAAACTTTACGCTAGATTTAATTAGGTGTACATCGGAAATATGCCACGTGGTTCGATGTTTTGCACGTTTATTGCACATTTGCATGCACTAACCATACCAATACCATTGGATCAGGTGTTTCGAAAATGTAACGATCATCCCAACTCGGTAAACAACCACTTATTTCGTGCAacgcaaattatttttttaatgttttccttTAAATCTATcctacattaattataattaattactaagtaGTAGGTGCGGTCATCTGGTCCCGGTTCAAACATCATTTGATTGTTGCCCAATTCGAGATTGGAAAGGGTTTCGTATAAGTTCGGCCTTCTTGGTCCGTTGTACAAGTTGATCGAGTCGTCCGGAGGTAGGGGATCGAAAGACATGAACGACGTGGTCGTGTCGATCGCCACGGTGACCTCTTCGATTTCCGACAAGTAGATGTGTCGCAGTATGTTACGTGGCAAGGGGATCCTGTAACTTGCCAGGAGGCTGTTCTCCtccattaacattttgaagctcaACTTCTCGGTCAGAGGTAGTATCACAACGACGTTACTTTCCATCCAGTTCAATACGGTCCTGTTTTTCCAGATGTGATAGTTACGTCTGgcgaataaattaatgatcgTGTTCAACGAATCGGGCTGCCAGTTTCTACGATCTACGAAGAACGGGTGTTTGGACACCATGTCAATTTTGGCGTAACTAAACTCCAGCAATAGAACTAGTACTCCGGGGAACGTTATTATGGCCTTTTGCAGAAGTTGGTCAGCTTTGGTTTTGTCGCCGTTGAGGAAATGCGCCAACGCCAACGAGTATAACATGTTGGGAAGCTCCAGTTCGTTCTTGAATTTCCATTtgtctaaaaattcaattagccATTTATACTCCCCGGCGCACAGGGCGTAATAATcgatcattaatattattgccaAGGGATCATCGTCTGGGTCCAAAGAGAGTAGGAATTTACTCAATTCTAAGGACGTTCTGTAACAGGCTTTATTACCAATAAAAATCACATGCTTAAACGATGCCACATAAAATGCTCTATTTACTTGTCGTCTGTAATCCAATCGACAATTTCCACGATCAATAGTGAAACCAGGATGAAACGCATTTTCCAAACAATACAACGCTTTCTCAACCAGTTCAGCTGCAACGATGAAATTGTCTTGTTGCTTGTATGcgtcagataattgtaacaggCAATCGATGTGATACGGATGacgataaattatattctggATCATAGACGGCGAGAAACTTTCCACAGCGGCCAAAAATTCATTCTGGACCTTTTTGTAATCGCGATCGTGCTCAAAGGTAAAATACTTCAATCCATTAACGTTCTCAAGCAACACCATTGAGATCCCAGGTGTCTCAATTTTGCCCCAACGTTCTTGAaagttaaagatatttttgtgtGAGCGACTCGACGTGTGGCTCACTCTTTTCCGATTAGGATCGTTGCACTTTTGCAAAGCGTCCGACCCAAAAAGACGATGGACTTCGTTATTT from Aethina tumida isolate Nest 87 chromosome 1, icAetTumi1.1, whole genome shotgun sequence includes:
- the LOC109600125 gene encoding transcription factor 25-like; amino-acid sequence: MCPYRLSKQQSSRENGDDNIVQAGKVADHELVNGSAKCVRRKKNKSNNVNAKTIEIVSNEDEVEKAVREVNKLLGENNVPKPSHSAYIRHDTSGIWKNILVVQYKHLNVNNEVHRLFGSDALQKCNDPNRKRVSHTSSRSHKNIFNFQERWGKIETPGISMVLLENVNGLKYFTFEHDRDYKKVQNEFLAAVESFSPSMIQNIIYRHPYHIDCLLQLSDAYKQQDNFIVAAELVEKALYCLENAFHPGFTIDRGNCRLDYRRQVNRAFYVASFKHVIFIGNKACYRTSLELSKFLLSLDPDDDPLAIILMIDYYALCAGEYKWLIEFLDKWKFKNELELPNMLYSLALAHFLNGDKTKADQLLQKAIITFPGVLVLLLEFSYAKIDMVSKHPFFVDRRNWQPDSLNTIINLFARRNYHIWKNRTVLNWMESNVVVILPLTEKLSFKMLMEENSLLASYRIPLPRNILRHIYLSEIEEVTVAIDTTTSFMSFDPLPPDDSINLYNGPRRPNLYETLSNLELGNNQMMFEPGPDDRTYYLVINYN